A stretch of Gemmatimonadaceae bacterium DNA encodes these proteins:
- a CDS encoding nickel-dependent hydrogenase large subunit yields MAVTKLVVDPITRIEGHLRIEVQAENGKINNAWASATQFRGLELVLKGRDPRDAWAFAQRICGVCTVVHAVASLRSVENALDIKIPAQAHLIRNLMLGMQYIHDHVVHFYHLHALDWVDVVSALKADAVAAEKIAKGMSDWPNNNAVRFKAVQDRVAGFVQSGQLGIFTNGYWGHPAYKLPPEVNLIAVSHYLEALDWQRDVVALHAVFGGKNPHPNFIVGGMASPINLEARATINADKLTDVNALIKRAQEFVEKVYWPDLVAIAGFYKDWAAIGGGTGNYLCYGDLPKTPNGDDFYFPKGVVMNKDLSKLVPFDQAGVTEQIHSSWYEYSGGNDSALHPWDGETKASYTGPKAPYEYLQDEKKYSFMKSPRYNGKPMEVGPLARMLVGYAAGQKDIKAIVDTTLKALNVGPEALFSTLGRTAARGMESLLYAKLMREWYDDLVTRVKGGDTTTHNGEKWDPSTWPKEAKGFGYLEAPRGALGHWVNIKDGKIENYQAVVPSTWNCSPRDKDGVMGPYEAALVDNHPLADPERPIEILRTIHSFDPCLACGVHVLDATGREITQVKVQ; encoded by the coding sequence ATGGCGGTAACCAAGTTGGTGGTCGACCCGATCACCCGTATCGAAGGCCATCTTCGCATCGAAGTGCAGGCGGAGAACGGCAAGATCAACAACGCGTGGGCCAGTGCGACGCAGTTCCGCGGGCTTGAGCTCGTGCTCAAGGGCCGTGATCCGCGCGACGCCTGGGCCTTTGCGCAGCGTATCTGCGGCGTGTGCACGGTCGTGCACGCGGTCGCGTCGCTCCGCTCGGTCGAGAACGCGCTCGACATCAAGATCCCGGCGCAGGCGCATCTGATTCGCAACCTGATGCTGGGCATGCAGTACATCCACGACCACGTCGTGCACTTCTACCATCTCCACGCGCTCGACTGGGTGGATGTGGTGAGCGCGCTCAAGGCGGATGCGGTGGCCGCCGAGAAGATCGCGAAGGGCATGTCCGATTGGCCGAACAACAATGCGGTGCGCTTCAAAGCGGTGCAGGATCGCGTCGCCGGCTTCGTGCAGAGTGGCCAGCTGGGCATCTTCACGAACGGCTACTGGGGCCATCCGGCCTACAAGCTTCCGCCCGAAGTGAACCTCATTGCGGTGTCGCACTACCTCGAGGCGCTCGACTGGCAGCGCGATGTGGTGGCACTCCACGCGGTGTTCGGTGGCAAGAATCCGCACCCGAACTTCATCGTGGGCGGCATGGCGTCGCCGATCAATCTGGAAGCGCGCGCCACGATCAACGCCGACAAGCTGACCGATGTGAACGCGCTCATCAAGCGCGCGCAGGAATTCGTGGAGAAGGTGTACTGGCCCGATCTGGTGGCCATCGCCGGCTTCTACAAAGACTGGGCGGCGATCGGTGGCGGCACCGGCAACTATCTCTGCTACGGCGACCTCCCGAAGACCCCGAACGGCGACGACTTCTACTTCCCGAAGGGCGTCGTGATGAACAAGGACCTGTCGAAACTGGTGCCGTTCGATCAGGCCGGTGTCACCGAGCAGATCCACAGCTCGTGGTACGAGTACAGCGGCGGCAACGATTCTGCGTTGCACCCGTGGGATGGCGAAACGAAGGCAAGCTACACCGGCCCGAAGGCGCCCTATGAATACCTGCAAGATGAGAAGAAGTACTCGTTCATGAAGTCGCCGCGCTACAACGGCAAGCCCATGGAAGTCGGCCCGCTCGCGCGCATGCTCGTGGGCTACGCCGCCGGCCAGAAGGACATCAAGGCCATTGTAGACACGACGCTCAAGGCGCTCAATGTGGGCCCCGAGGCGCTCTTCTCGACGCTCGGCCGGACCGCGGCGCGCGGCATGGAGTCGCTACTGTACGCCAAGCTGATGCGCGAGTGGTATGACGATCTCGTGACCCGCGTAAAGGGTGGCGACACCACCACGCACAACGGCGAGAAGTGGGACCCGAGCACGTGGCCGAAGGAAGCCAAGGGCTTCGGCTATCTCGAGGCACCGCGTGGCGCGCTGGGCCACTGGGTCAACATCAAGGACGGCAAGATCGAAAACTATCAGGCCGTCGTGCCGAGCACGTGGAACTGCTCGCCGCGTGACAAGGACGGCGTGATGGGGCCGTACGAAGCGGCACTCGTGGACAACCATCCGCTGGCCGATCCGGAACGTCCGATCGAGATCCTGCGCACCATTCACTCGTTCGATCCGTGCCTCGCCTGCGGCGTGCACGTGCTCGACGCCACCGGCCGCGAGATCACTCAGGTCAAGGTGCAATAA
- the cybH gene encoding Ni/Fe-hydrogenase, b-type cytochrome subunit: MAPTIQPHAGPHRTLEPPVAPDAPIGRLLQHPVPPGQGEYEWIYLWQLPLRMMHWAAAVSIVTLVITGFWIGRPYFMGSAQSTSTFGTQYMRLGHFLAGMLLTVTGIVRLYWLVAGNRFERFPALFPVRPRDLKNLVKQARFYLFMPPKHMPEYIGHNPMAQVSYTTVYLAAALMVLTGFALYTTTHPNGWMYGVFYPITTFLGGLQNVRLVHHVATWFFLIFTPAHVYLAMRADVIERGGGISQIISGGKFVPIHEDFEDAEG, translated from the coding sequence ATGGCGCCGACCATTCAACCCCATGCGGGGCCGCACCGGACGCTCGAACCGCCGGTCGCCCCAGATGCGCCCATCGGCCGGTTGCTTCAGCATCCGGTGCCACCGGGTCAAGGTGAGTACGAGTGGATCTACCTGTGGCAGTTGCCGCTCCGCATGATGCACTGGGCGGCGGCGGTGAGCATCGTGACGCTGGTGATCACCGGCTTCTGGATTGGCCGCCCGTACTTCATGGGCAGTGCGCAGAGCACCAGCACGTTCGGAACACAATACATGCGGCTCGGTCACTTCCTGGCCGGCATGCTCCTCACGGTGACCGGGATCGTGCGCCTGTACTGGCTGGTGGCGGGCAACCGGTTCGAGCGCTTCCCGGCGCTCTTCCCGGTGCGGCCGCGTGACCTCAAGAACCTCGTGAAGCAGGCGCGGTTCTACCTGTTCATGCCGCCGAAGCACATGCCTGAGTACATCGGCCACAACCCGATGGCGCAGGTGAGCTATACCACGGTGTATCTCGCGGCCGCCCTCATGGTACTCACGGGCTTTGCGCTCTACACCACCACGCATCCGAACGGCTGGATGTACGGCGTGTTCTATCCGATCACGACGTTCCTGGGTGGCCTGCAGAACGTGCGCCTCGTGCATCATGTGGCCACATGGTTCTTCCTGATCTTTACACCGGCCCACGTGTATCTCGCGATGCGCGCCGACGTGATCGAACGAGGCGGCGGGATCTCGCAGATCATCAGCGGCGGCAAATTCGTGCCGATTCACGAAGACTTTGAAGACGCTGAGGGCTGA
- a CDS encoding HyaD/HybD family hydrogenase maturation endopeptidase, with protein MLSFGPRGTGTAILGLGNPLLADDALGLVALERLRDQYELDDAISIHDGGTWGMQLMPMIEDSARVLFLDAIDKGEAPGTVIRLEGEAIPATLANMISPHQLDLREVLAMTRLRGTFPEDAVALGVQPETTITRVALSASVAARVDDVVQAAVAQLEAWGHTVRRRDPAEADAAARARSAMVTGGIADVLMSA; from the coding sequence ATGCTGTCATTCGGACCACGCGGAACCGGTACCGCCATCCTGGGTCTGGGCAACCCGCTCCTCGCCGACGACGCCCTCGGGCTCGTCGCGCTGGAGCGGCTGCGGGACCAGTACGAGCTCGATGATGCCATCTCGATTCACGACGGTGGCACCTGGGGCATGCAGCTGATGCCCATGATCGAAGACTCGGCGCGCGTGCTCTTCCTCGATGCCATCGACAAGGGCGAGGCGCCGGGCACGGTGATCCGGCTCGAGGGCGAGGCGATTCCGGCCACGCTCGCAAACATGATCTCGCCGCACCAGCTGGATCTGCGCGAAGTGCTGGCCATGACGCGGCTGCGGGGGACGTTCCCCGAAGACGCCGTCGCCCTGGGCGTGCAGCCGGAAACCACGATCACCCGCGTCGCGCTGTCGGCCAGTGTGGCGGCGCGCGTGGATGACGTGGTGCAGGCGGCCGTAGCCCAGCTCGAAGCGTGGGGCCACACGGTACGGCGGCGGGACCCGGCGGAAGCCGACGCGGCGGCACGCGCGCGGTCGGCGATGGTGACCGGCGGGATCGCCGACGTTCTCATGTCGGCGTAA
- a CDS encoding hydrogenase maturation nickel metallochaperone HypA → MHELSLALEIARVLETTIPAPQLPQIITVNLEVGEDAGIEMANLQFCLDALLGQPPFAGATVTVTSVAGGNLRVGYLELDDERTGAAVGAQPHEANDGSSAH, encoded by the coding sequence ATGCATGAACTGAGTCTGGCCCTCGAGATCGCCCGAGTGTTGGAAACGACGATCCCCGCGCCGCAGCTCCCCCAGATCATCACGGTGAATCTGGAGGTGGGCGAAGACGCGGGGATCGAGATGGCCAACCTGCAATTCTGCCTGGACGCGTTGTTGGGCCAGCCGCCGTTTGCCGGCGCCACCGTGACGGTGACGTCGGTGGCCGGCGGCAATTTGCGCGTGGGCTATCTGGAGTTGGACGACGAACGAACGGGCGCCGCAGTGGGCGCGCAACCGCACGAGGCGAACGATGGCAGTTCGGCGCATTGA
- the hypB gene encoding hydrogenase nickel incorporation protein HypB, translated as MARNDELANVVRGRLDAAGVAAFNLVSSPGAGKTTLLERTLDDIGARMRMAIVTGDVQTENDADRLASHTDQLVQAVVTNGGCHLDALQVTDALEAVDISDLDLLILENVGNLVCPASWDLGERHRITLCSVTEGEDKPLKYPKAFAQAELVLLTKVDLLPYLKLDIAKLEANVRKVSPNARILRVSADSGEGMTDWYAYLEAAANAARARQGDAHFADLPASV; from the coding sequence ATGGCCCGCAACGATGAACTGGCGAACGTGGTGCGCGGTCGCCTTGACGCCGCCGGCGTCGCCGCGTTCAACCTCGTCTCGTCCCCGGGCGCCGGAAAGACGACGCTGCTCGAGCGCACCCTCGATGACATCGGCGCACGGATGCGCATGGCCATCGTGACCGGCGACGTGCAGACGGAGAACGACGCCGACCGCCTGGCGTCGCACACGGATCAGCTGGTGCAGGCCGTCGTGACGAACGGCGGCTGCCATCTGGATGCCCTGCAGGTCACCGATGCCCTCGAGGCGGTGGATATTTCGGACCTCGATCTGCTGATTCTGGAGAACGTCGGCAATCTGGTGTGCCCGGCGAGCTGGGATCTGGGGGAGCGGCATCGCATTACGCTCTGCTCGGTGACCGAGGGCGAGGACAAGCCCCTCAAGTATCCGAAGGCGTTCGCACAGGCGGAGCTGGTGCTGCTCACGAAAGTGGACCTGTTGCCGTATCTCAAGCTTGACATTGCGAAGCTGGAAGCGAATGTGCGGAAGGTCAGCCCGAACGCTCGCATTCTGCGCGTCTCAGCGGACTCCGGCGAAGGGATGACCGACTGGTATGCCTATCTCGAGGCAGCCGCCAACGCCGCACGGGCCCGACAGGGCGACGCTCACTTTGCAGACCTCCCCGCTTCCGTTTGA
- a CDS encoding UbiD family decarboxylase: MQTSPLPFDDLASFLQALERRGELHRIRCEVDPYLEVSEITQRVIRQGGPALLFERVKGADFPLATNIYGTMDRLVLGMGIEPRALGEALIGLIERLNPPSLDAFWNNRDLLWRGRNLRVKQVRSARVQEVVEAPRLTRMPHLTGWPRDGGPFITWGPMLTQDPRNGRRNIGLYRCQIYDDTTTGVHWQSLKGGRAHHFEAERMNIPLETAIVLGGDPLTMLAAILPLPEGYDELAFVGWVRGTPTPMVQAKTMHMMVPANAEFIVEGYVGAHERRSEGPFGDHYGHYSEAADFPVFHATAVTRKQHAIYPGTVVGKPPQEDKFVGIAAGEMIGPLVKLIQPSVRDLYAYDAASFHNLVGVSMVERHPTEVLKIAIGLNGTGQMALTKVMVMVLEDIDCRDFRALFRELWHRFEPREKMLMMPIAPLDTLDYTSYIMHVGSKVIFDATGPVIETEPPPRAIADPRGCDARITDHRLYEGFLVVVVQRDPRDVLEKLIRWEPLGKIRFIAAVSDDVMLDDDSSLLWGVFNRFDPARDMIFGSQTFIGAKPVYDGRIGIDATMKEGYPLPVTMPQPIIDLVDRRWQEYGL, from the coding sequence TTGCAGACCTCCCCGCTTCCGTTTGATGATCTGGCGAGCTTCCTCCAGGCGCTCGAGCGCCGGGGGGAGCTCCACCGCATTCGCTGCGAAGTCGATCCCTATCTCGAAGTCTCCGAAATCACGCAACGCGTGATTCGGCAGGGTGGCCCGGCGCTGCTCTTCGAGCGCGTGAAGGGCGCCGACTTTCCGCTCGCGACGAACATTTACGGCACGATGGACCGGCTCGTGCTCGGGATGGGCATCGAGCCGCGCGCGCTGGGTGAAGCGCTCATTGGCCTCATCGAGCGGCTCAATCCGCCCTCGCTCGACGCCTTCTGGAACAACCGCGACCTCCTCTGGCGCGGGCGCAACCTGCGCGTGAAGCAGGTCCGGAGCGCGCGAGTGCAGGAAGTAGTGGAAGCGCCGCGGCTGACGCGCATGCCGCACCTCACCGGCTGGCCGCGCGACGGGGGCCCGTTCATCACCTGGGGCCCGATGCTCACGCAGGACCCGCGGAACGGGCGCCGCAACATCGGCCTCTATCGCTGCCAGATCTACGACGACACGACCACCGGTGTGCACTGGCAGTCACTCAAGGGCGGCCGCGCGCATCACTTCGAAGCCGAGCGGATGAACATCCCGCTCGAAACGGCGATCGTGCTCGGCGGTGATCCGCTCACCATGCTGGCGGCCATTCTCCCGCTCCCCGAAGGCTACGATGAGCTGGCGTTCGTGGGGTGGGTGCGTGGCACGCCCACGCCCATGGTGCAGGCCAAGACCATGCACATGATGGTGCCGGCCAACGCCGAGTTCATCGTGGAAGGCTACGTGGGCGCGCATGAGCGGCGCAGCGAGGGGCCGTTCGGTGACCACTACGGCCACTACTCCGAAGCGGCCGACTTCCCGGTGTTCCACGCCACGGCGGTCACGCGCAAGCAGCACGCGATCTATCCTGGCACGGTGGTGGGGAAGCCGCCGCAGGAAGACAAGTTCGTGGGGATCGCCGCCGGCGAGATGATCGGGCCCCTGGTCAAGCTCATCCAGCCGAGTGTGCGCGACCTGTACGCCTATGACGCGGCGAGCTTCCACAACCTGGTGGGGGTGAGCATGGTGGAGCGGCATCCCACCGAAGTGCTCAAGATCGCCATCGGGTTGAATGGCACCGGGCAGATGGCGCTCACCAAGGTCATGGTGATGGTGCTGGAGGACATCGACTGCCGCGACTTCCGCGCCCTCTTCCGCGAGCTGTGGCACCGCTTCGAGCCGCGCGAGAAGATGCTCATGATGCCGATCGCGCCGCTCGATACGCTCGACTACACGAGCTACATCATGCATGTCGGCAGCAAGGTGATCTTCGATGCCACCGGCCCCGTCATCGAGACCGAGCCGCCGCCGCGCGCCATCGCTGACCCGCGCGGCTGCGACGCGCGCATCACCGATCATCGCCTGTACGAAGGCTTCCTGGTCGTGGTCGTGCAGCGCGATCCGCGTGACGTGCTGGAGAAGCTCATTCGCTGGGAGCCGCTCGGGAAGATCCGCTTCATTGCGGCGGTGAGCGATGACGTGATGCTCGACGACGACTCCAGTCTGCTCTGGGGCGTCTTCAATCGCTTCGATCCGGCGCGCGACATGATCTTCGGGTCACAGACATTCATCGGCGCCAAGCCGGTATACGATGGCCGCATCGGCATCGACGCCACCATGAAGGAGGGATATCCGCTGCCGGTGACGATGCCGCAGCCAATCATCGATCTCGTCGATCGCCGCTGGCAGGAATACGGTTTGTGA
- the ubiA gene encoding putative 4-hydroxybenzoate polyprenyltransferase produces MSAPHPRVPMDGQVIAGEHVVVRFLNLVKFPHTLFALPFALVGVVAASWHAPVTPRLVGLVVLAFTSARWAALAFNMVADLRFDRANPRNARRELARGALSVRQAWTSIAVAAVLFFWSAWEINPLCLALSPLALVWIMGYSLAKRWFDFTQLWLGLSLAIAPVGAYLAIVGAWSTPWWVLCTIGLAVTAWVAGFDIFHALPDEEFDRAHQLHSTVTRLGKRNALRLARLLHGATIPLLAVFGWGAGFGSWYFGGVTVAAVLLAWEHRLVRHDDVSKVGPAFFQWNAILSATVFVSALIDRLA; encoded by the coding sequence GTGAGCGCGCCCCACCCGCGAGTCCCGATGGACGGGCAGGTGATTGCCGGCGAGCATGTCGTCGTGCGGTTTCTGAATCTCGTCAAGTTTCCGCACACGCTCTTTGCACTGCCCTTTGCGCTGGTCGGTGTGGTGGCGGCGTCGTGGCACGCGCCGGTGACGCCGCGGTTGGTGGGGCTCGTGGTGCTGGCATTCACCTCCGCGCGCTGGGCGGCGCTGGCCTTCAACATGGTGGCCGATCTCCGCTTCGATCGCGCCAACCCACGCAATGCCAGGCGCGAACTGGCACGGGGCGCGCTGTCGGTGCGGCAGGCCTGGACGTCGATCGCCGTGGCGGCAGTGCTCTTCTTCTGGAGCGCCTGGGAGATCAATCCGCTCTGCTTGGCGTTGAGCCCTCTCGCCCTCGTCTGGATCATGGGCTACAGCCTGGCCAAGCGCTGGTTCGACTTCACGCAGCTCTGGCTCGGCCTCAGCCTCGCGATCGCGCCCGTGGGCGCGTACCTGGCCATCGTTGGTGCGTGGAGTACCCCCTGGTGGGTGCTCTGCACCATCGGCCTCGCGGTGACCGCGTGGGTGGCGGGGTTCGACATCTTCCACGCGCTCCCCGACGAGGAGTTTGACAGGGCGCACCAGTTACACAGCACCGTCACGCGGCTCGGGAAACGCAACGCCCTCCGCCTCGCGCGCCTGCTGCATGGGGCGACTATTCCGCTCCTCGCCGTCTTCGGCTGGGGAGCGGGCTTTGGCTCCTGGTATTTCGGTGGGGTCACCGTCGCCGCGGTGCTCCTCGCGTGGGAGCACCGCCTCGTGCGGCACGATGATGTGTCGAAGGTGGGGCCCGCGTTCTTTCAGTGGAACGCGATTCTGTCGGCCACCGTCTTCGTGAGTGCGCTGATCGACCGGCTGGCTTAG
- a CDS encoding DUF2383 domain-containing protein, whose protein sequence is MPNSWRADGATLIADLNDLIQLDRDAVETYTVAINSVQDAAVREALAGFRTEHQRRAETLAEVVRGRGAMAIELPHITGPFKIAVQAMGGAIGLATRKDATVLLSLRVVEGQVREKYTRFASKTWPADVAPIVQRAAEEEARHYAWISEQLRAAGFGEQSLAGSVSAAAEALHTFVANPLEAAARKVMAFVEQNRPDMVRTRSTTHATIVEAFRNALQSLEADGTVDWMVSLFAGTATLSSPRAATPEQGADGARRFWDAYRHAFPTVTTSIDSVTEAPGVATLQWTSHGLVDGHDVTWKGITVLEHANNRITRLLQLYDVSQLAPAMA, encoded by the coding sequence ATGCCGAATTCGTGGCGCGCCGATGGCGCAACGCTGATTGCCGATCTGAACGACCTGATCCAGCTCGATCGTGACGCCGTCGAGACCTACACGGTCGCGATCAACAGCGTGCAGGATGCCGCCGTTCGGGAAGCGCTCGCCGGCTTCCGCACCGAACACCAGCGGCGCGCCGAAACGCTCGCCGAGGTGGTCCGCGGCCGCGGTGCGATGGCCATCGAGCTGCCCCACATCACCGGCCCCTTCAAGATTGCCGTGCAGGCGATGGGTGGCGCCATCGGCTTGGCCACGCGCAAGGATGCCACCGTACTGCTCTCGCTGCGCGTGGTGGAAGGGCAAGTGCGGGAGAAGTACACGCGCTTTGCCAGCAAGACGTGGCCGGCTGACGTGGCGCCCATCGTGCAGCGCGCCGCCGAAGAAGAGGCGCGGCACTATGCGTGGATCTCCGAGCAACTGCGCGCCGCGGGCTTTGGCGAACAGTCGCTCGCCGGGTCGGTGAGCGCGGCCGCCGAGGCGCTGCATACGTTTGTGGCGAACCCCCTCGAAGCCGCGGCACGCAAGGTCATGGCGTTCGTGGAGCAGAATCGCCCCGACATGGTCCGCACGCGAAGCACGACGCACGCCACCATCGTGGAAGCGTTCCGCAACGCGCTGCAGTCGCTCGAAGCCGATGGCACGGTGGACTGGATGGTGTCGCTCTTTGCCGGCACCGCGACGCTGAGCAGCCCGCGTGCGGCCACGCCGGAGCAGGGCGCCGACGGCGCGCGTCGCTTCTGGGATGCGTATCGCCACGCCTTCCCCACTGTGACCACGAGCATTGATAGCGTGACCGAGGCGCCCGGTGTGGCCACGCTGCAGTGGACGAGCCACGGGCTCGTCGATGGCCACGATGTGACATGGAAGGGGATCACGGTTCTCGAGCACGCGAATAATCGCATCACGCGCCTGCTCCAGCTGTATGATGTGTCGCAGCTGGCTCCCGCCATGGCCTAA
- a CDS encoding serine/threonine protein kinase: protein MPRSHTAELGTALAGRYLVEGHVGKGGMATVYQARDLKHDRNVALKVLNPELGAVLGAERFLTEIKVTATLQHPNLLTLIDSGEANGLLYYVMPLLEGETLRARLKREGQLSVDEAVRIAVGIGNALAYAHARGVIHRDLKPENIILQHGQPIVVDFGIALALRKAGGTRLTQTGMSIGTPQYMSPEQAAGEREIDGRADIYALGTLLFEMLAGEVPHAGPTAQAVIAKVMTTEARVVTTVRPSVPNRVAEVIRKALSRAPEERYATADEFVQALEPRVTGETLAPLTTTMPTAPAPVAPSGHSTATLAGVAAAAAAAGFALGWILKR from the coding sequence ATGCCCCGCAGCCACACCGCCGAACTCGGAACCGCCCTCGCTGGTCGCTACCTCGTCGAAGGACACGTCGGCAAGGGCGGCATGGCCACGGTGTACCAGGCGCGCGACCTGAAGCATGACCGCAACGTCGCCCTCAAGGTCCTGAACCCGGAGCTCGGCGCTGTACTGGGCGCCGAACGGTTCCTGACCGAGATCAAGGTCACGGCCACGCTGCAGCACCCCAACCTGCTCACGCTCATCGACAGCGGCGAAGCGAACGGGTTGCTGTACTACGTCATGCCGCTGCTCGAGGGCGAAACGCTGCGCGCCCGCCTCAAGCGCGAGGGGCAGCTCTCGGTGGATGAAGCGGTGCGCATCGCGGTGGGGATCGGCAATGCGCTCGCCTACGCGCACGCGCGCGGCGTCATTCATCGCGATCTCAAGCCCGAGAACATCATCCTGCAGCACGGGCAGCCGATCGTCGTGGACTTCGGTATCGCGCTCGCACTCCGCAAAGCCGGTGGCACGCGGCTCACACAGACGGGCATGTCGATCGGCACGCCGCAGTACATGAGCCCCGAGCAGGCCGCCGGCGAACGCGAGATCGATGGCCGCGCCGATATCTACGCGCTCGGTACGCTGCTCTTCGAAATGCTCGCCGGTGAAGTGCCGCATGCCGGCCCCACCGCGCAGGCGGTGATCGCCAAGGTGATGACGACCGAAGCACGTGTCGTCACCACCGTGCGCCCGAGCGTGCCGAATCGCGTGGCCGAGGTCATCCGCAAGGCGCTGAGCCGCGCCCCCGAAGAGCGCTACGCTACGGCCGATGAATTCGTGCAGGCGCTCGAGCCGCGTGTCACCGGCGAAACGCTCGCCCCACTCACGACAACCATGCCCACGGCACCGGCGCCGGTCGCGCCGAGCGGGCACTCCACCGCCACGCTCGCCGGCGTCGCGGCGGCGGCGGCCGCCGCAGGCTTCGCGCTCGGCTGGATCCTCAAGCGCTGA